The window ATGAAGAAGCGTTTAGGTAAGAATTATTGTAGCTGCTTTAACTTTGTTTTGGAGAGATTTACGCTGCTTTAGCTTCATATTATAGTTTTGTTTGTCTTCTTTATCGTACCTGCTTGTTTGCGTGCAGAACATAGTCATACACGATTCTGTATCGCAGCTTCTGTAACTTGGGAGGGTCGGGTATAGGTAATGTTTCTCTGTTTTCAGATTAATGATTAATGCACCTGAGTAAAGTTTTCACCTCACTTGTGATTTCATTTTGTAACCATCTAAAAAGAAATACTCAAgcttttcataataattttgcatTCCTCTTGGAACACTAGGTTCTAATTCTATGACAGGGCAGTAATATTGATCCGATTTGTAGAAGGCTCAAGGATTTGTGAAGTGTTTGAAAATCAGCTTTATTCATTCATTATGTCCTGGGACGGACGCCAATTAACTTCCAAACACCACACGGAAAGTACTACTTTATTTCACTTGCTCTCTCTTATCTATACTTCCTACGGTACCATGTTGGACATGCTATTTTCTTACGTTTAATGACCAGCAAGTGGGGAACGCGTAGGAATTGcagaatactccctccatcccattttaagtgcgctgtttgatttttgaatggtcaaattgaccaaattttgactgagatttacacatataatataatttttaaaagtaaaaaaaattatgtcattataaagtacatacaatatactataaaatgtaatttttagtattttaaaataataacgaaTTCGTTCTTTATGcttggtcaaaaattggtcaatttgaccgttgaaagtcaaaacattacacttaaaatgggatggagggagtattagttagATAATTTCATTAATACAATATCTTTTTGGAGGtattcaaaatcaaatatgtGAAGACACGTCTCAAATAagataatatcatattattctaaAGTTAAACTCGTCTAGTTGTTCCCATAAGTGATATCAGAGCGAGATTATGACGGTAGGTATATGTCACGGGAGTTCTTGTTGGTATGTCTATAGGCATGTATTTTACGAAAAGGCATGCCCAAATGGCAATGCCATTTTCCATATAAACTGTTGCATTAGAGCATCTCAACCATGAAGaccccttggctaaaagatgagttgtcatgccaaaaataaaaaatttagccaaccacttcaaaagttcacactccaaccatagtgacctgttgtctataaatttagccaacctcctatggatggctaaatttgtcgaacctctacagacctgtaagaaatctgtagggtgattacacatcatttattaccatattaaactgatatattctatttataacaatctaaacattaataacatgctattttcaaattatagccatccaatatagccaataccatcgaagcacaatgtcttacagattcaacaaattttacataatacgCTACAAGTCCAATttaaccaacgattatagccaacgtcattggagatgctcttagcatTGCTACTGCGCTTATTAATATTGGGCTGATAACTTAATTATACTTAGGAATTGGGCTTGAGCTATAGTTGGTTATAGCTTGTAATTATGTGAAGATAATATAACTATCctggattatattttaaaatctaaatatctataagatataatattaacataaaatttattttttatgatataaatataacataaaaaattaataaaaaagcaTGCCAAGTAGATAAAAGGCATGCcataatttaatattagttaGTGGAACAAGAGGAAGACAGATTTGAGGTCTTGGATCTAAAACAGGGAAAGAGAATTCATCTGTTTTAAAGTGAAGTGTAATTGTGAACATGAAATTAACATCAACAGCTACAAATTACAATCCCCTACACTATGAATTAGGGCTACCTGCCATATACTCCTGCAATTTTTACTTTTAGCACTCATTCAAGGAAAGGACAATGTAACACTAGTTTTAACACATAAACAGCTATCAACTCCAGCGATCTACACGAAAAGAGTGAAGTACGCAAGTAATATTAACTTGCAAGTTATAGGCAATGATCTACAGCGAGCCATTGTCTTGAAGATGACAGGGTGGCATGGTATGAAGGATTAAGGATATAGAGGAAGTATGTATCATTGATCAACACGTTCTAGTCTACATATACAGGATAACAGGGACAGTAACTGATCTTTTGAGTTCTAAACTCCACTTGCTTCATAACATTATATCACAAGATAAGCAACTATAGAATCAAACTAGAGATATATTCAAAAGGTTGTCACATCATCTCAATTACAACATCCAGCATTCCGCGTAACTGAAGCATCTCTTGCCCCAGGGGCACCTTGGCCTCGTTGATATCCAAGCTTGATACCAGATGACTGCATTTGAAGAAATCACGAAGTTCTTAATCCAAACCAAGACCCAGAAACAAAACTTGTAACTTTCTAAACATTTATGCCAAGGGTCAGAGGCATACGGAATTATACACCAGTTTGTTGTTATAAAGATTAACCAACACAACATGTAAAGGCAAGTAAATTGCAGATTGCTGGCCAGACTTTATCCAGCATTATTGTATAATGGCTCAATATACAAATTTGCGTTGTAGTGGCCATACATTGCTTCTATCTTTCAATTAAGTGAGGAAGCAATGTGGCCACCATTTTATGATGAGTATGCATTTTTTTAAGGGTGGAAGTAATTTCCGGCCACTAAACTCTGAATTTGAGGATCCAGCCATCAACATGCTAGACTAAGTAAAGTTCGGCCAATATAGCGATttacatttatatatgttttaatgatacagaaacaattattaatatacataaatagGCTACACACGGATTGTCCATACCTCATTAGAAACATCATAAACTCCCTCCTCGATCTTTTGAAGTATTCTTGCAGCAGTCTTTATGAAAGCCTGTAGACGCACACACAAACATTAGATTTGTGCAAAAGACAAATTTGCACGACCATAAGGCTTATTTAAATCACATAAGCAATAGAGGTGTAATTTCACAATTAATAAATGACTTCACCTCCTCAACATGCTGAGCTGTTCTCGCAGAAGCCTCCAAGAACAGAAGTCCATTTTCCTTGGCAAATTGCTCTCCTTCCTCTCGACTGACAGCCCTTCGATGAGCAAGATCACTCTTGTTCCCTATAAGCATGATTGTCATGTTGGGATTAGCATGTTGCCGAGCATCTTCAAGCCAACTTGCTAAATGATTGAAAGTCTCTCGCCTGCCAAAACATTACAAAAAAACAACTTGGTCAAGTTACAGACTTACAGATATGCAAGAAGGTAAAAAAACCTAAGAAGACACAAGAACATAAGAGTTACTGGTCAAGTCAAAAACATGACGATACAGAATCAAAAATCACTGCCAGATGTTGCAAAAGAGCTTGATCCAAGGTTGTTATGCAGAGTGCAAAAATATCTAGAAATACATGCATCAGAACTCTCACCAAGTACATGACAAATAAACTAGTGTATATGTGTAAGAGATTAATCACACCATCAAGACGAAAACATATTAGCTTAGAAACGTCAAAACTCATTACCTGAATATAGAGCATCAGTGCAGATCACAAAGACAGTGACAACAAGAACAAAAAACCCTCAGTATCTAATTCTAGAACCCTGATACAGAACATATGAAGAGCTTTTCTAATCCATAATAACTCTCCTATTTTACAACTTTTCACCATGAATTTTATGGCATATCGAAGAACACACTCATAGACAACAATATTCAGTTACACTGAATTACTTTAACATATAAACACATTtataaattatcatataaatttgcaAGAAAAGATATTAAGTAGCTTCCTTACATCCATAATCTACGCATTTTCCAGAACCACGTCCCTCAAAGATCTACCCAATTTGTCAAAACTGATTAGTGTAAAACGAACACAAACAATAAGTGATTACCTGGTTATATCATAAACCAGAAGCGCTCCTGCTGCTCCCCTGTAGTACGACCTAGTGATGGATCGGAAGGATTCTTGCCCAGCCTAAAACACAACAGATGTTTCATCACCACTTCAtttcacatacatacatatcaaACAAAAAACAACTAAAAGTAGACCATAGACGTAATCATATAGAAATACAGTATGCACTTTATATCTAGTTCAAAATACGAGCAATCACATAGAAATAGAGATATTTGAAGCAATTGACAACCacaagaatccgcaaaaaaagaataataagaAAGTACAATTAGCAGTGAAAAAGGGCATACAGTGTCCCAAATCTGAAGCTTAATAGGCCTCCCCTCGATATTAACCATACGAGCACCAAATTCGACACCGATTGTAAGATCATGAACAGGCTGGAACCTCTTGTCAGTGAATTGCAACAACAAACACGATTTTCCCACACCTGCTCACCAATTACCCCAACTTAAACTTAACAACAAACACTTCATAAACATATATCAACAGTAACAAACAAATGTTAGGGTTCCACGAACagaacaatttaaaatttgtatcggtgagagagagagagagagagagtaccagTGTCTCCGATGATGATATACTTGAAGAGATAGTCGTAAGACATGTTGGGACTAGTACGACGTCGTTGAGGGGACGGTGAAGGGTTGTGCTTGGAGGTTCCGGTGGATTTGGTTGGCGTGCGATGTTAAAATTGTGTGCAGGCTAAGTAAAGAGGAACTTGTATTGGATTTTACTACAACTTATATAGCGGATGCGCAACAAAGGATTGTATTAATCAATTTAAAAGAAATGGAGATTCTCGTACAGGATGTCTTTGGAATTTCAATTGCACACATCACGCAGTCAAGCAATGTATATCTACaattctatctttttttttcatatttttttcaatatatgtCGATGCTCCctcgaaaataaattttaacaacTTATATGATGcacaatatttaattatttaccctactattttttttataaacgaattaattcaataataaaaaatcatacagCATCTACATAAATAGTCGTGTCgaacaaataaaatacaaaaacaatcactgattaattcattctttttggagataaaatcacatgatctgttgaaaatgatatatacacatacttcACCACTTTCGCTTCCGTCACAaccagtttgagctatcgactggGAATGCAATCCCCTGACAATTTCTATTACTAAATCAAGCACcatactcacacaaacggtgagaaaataacaaactcaCACAAAACGGTGAGACTATCAAAAAAGCAAAACCAAACGTGACGTAACAACCAAATGCGTAAATGAAATATTAGCTAAATCAAGGCAATCCTTAGATCCGGGGAACAAAtccacaaaaacaagataactcGGACCACTTTCGAGGATAAAAGCATTGGGAAGAACGAGAAATCCGTTGCTCCGTAGAATTGAGATCTAATAAAAAGAAAGCCGAATCGGAAAAGGCTTTGAATCCTTGGATCGAAAAAACAAGTTAATGTGAAAAAAGTTTTATTGAGTAaaggaaggaaaaaaaaaaaaggaaataaaaaGTTTCGAGGCTTTCCATCGGTGGGGATCCGGTGAAAGCCCCTGCCGCCGCTAAGCAAGAGAAAACGATGGACGAGAGAAAATTTTAGAAGTACGTCAATTAgattattatgtgaattttaAGAGGAtagttgaaattttttaatttttagaaaaatgtcATATATGTGATTATGTTGATTTTTACACAAAAATACATTTAGATGTCTGTATTCGAAAGTCATTTCTATCAAAATTGTAAAGGAATGAACTTGAAATGTATTTGAGACGCGAACACGACACGTCACGGCAAGGCAGAATTCGAACCGCTCGTTTGACTAACACTATATACATTCCGATTATAAATCATAACTAGCGTaaaagcccgtgcaaggcacgggcctaTTATATAACTAACATATACTTTCGAGTttcaaatatcaatattttacgATTTAGCAcgtgtttattaaaaaaattcagcaatttcttgtctttattttatagtatgCCTGTGTCAGAAAGCGCTGCTAACCATCCAAATACGTCTCCATGTAAAGACAGAACTTTCTTCGGGTTTTTTTCAAGTTAAAATCTGACGTAAAAGTGAAGGCAACAACATAATTTCGAATAAGTCCACACATTTTGTGGTTACCCAGATTGAGTTTAAACACAAACTCCTTCCCTTCCTGTAAATGTTCAAGCATAGAATAAGAAGATAGACTCATCCCTTTGAGAGTTTCTTTTGACTGGCGCATTATGTAAACATTCAATATACGATTTGAACACAAGCAAGTTGAAGGAGACGCCCTTGTCTTGCACATCGAGATCCAAAACCCTGAGACATAATatagtttaaaaattaaatctgaATGAGTAGAAGTGAAGATCATATATATGGTGAAAAATAACAATCAAGGGAGTCAAACAATGCAAGTGCAAGTCCCAATAGGTCGAAAATTTCACCGACTTGAATGCATATTATTCAAATCAGCCccgtagattttttttaaatggaaAAATCATGGACATATCGTGCTT of the Daucus carota subsp. sativus chromosome 4, DH1 v3.0, whole genome shotgun sequence genome contains:
- the LOC108216010 gene encoding ras-related protein RABB1b, with product MSYDYLFKYIIIGDTGVGKSCLLLQFTDKRFQPVHDLTIGVEFGARMVNIEGRPIKLQIWDTAGQESFRSITRSYYRGAAGALLVYDITRRETFNHLASWLEDARQHANPNMTIMLIGNKSDLAHRRAVSREEGEQFAKENGLLFLEASARTAQHVEEAFIKTAARILQKIEEGVYDVSNESSGIKLGYQRGQGAPGARDASVTRNAGCCN